The Dethiosulfovibrio peptidovorans DSM 11002 genome has a window encoding:
- a CDS encoding TolC family protein, translating to MSLKHRVRVLGLVVVALTAVTIPAWGQEILTVDQALQLAYDNNPTIMASSAKEEQARQRINEAEAAKLPHLGASLAAQFSKDATTYPVPVYDKNDNYLGSGEAMAGYRNAYQAALTLNWLLYSSGSVSNTVRSRELAFSGVEAQSVRTGQTVENGVKKAYYDLQRYRAKLTVAQESLELAREHLSQVESFYKYGVVAKDQVLRVQVDVSDGKLNVIKAENAVDVGWRALERAVGTSLRDVFLLSEPETSVSDRSVPEDPVASAMVHRPELASLEYSRRSALSLARAAAGSRGPQVALQGQLQNVDDSFFPGGNDDWKVTLSATWEFYDGGASVAQERQAKASAQELLYSIEDLKKQIVLEISSGKLNLESALQRIEVAQDQVASAEEDYRMALKRYTANVGTNIDVLDARVALSNARTQLVDAVYDTYTAKSDLEYATGASEKFVLKTEEAQKDEIEEEEES from the coding sequence ATGTCCTTAAAACACAGAGTTAGAGTATTAGGACTGGTGGTCGTCGCCCTGACGGCGGTGACGATTCCAGCTTGGGGTCAGGAGATTCTGACGGTGGATCAGGCGTTGCAGCTCGCATATGACAACAATCCCACCATCATGGCTTCCTCCGCCAAAGAGGAGCAGGCCAGACAGAGAATAAACGAGGCGGAGGCCGCCAAACTGCCCCACCTGGGGGCGTCTCTTGCGGCCCAGTTCTCAAAGGATGCTACGACATATCCTGTCCCTGTTTATGACAAGAACGACAACTACTTGGGAAGCGGAGAGGCCATGGCAGGTTATCGGAACGCCTATCAGGCTGCCCTTACATTGAACTGGCTTCTCTATAGCAGCGGTTCCGTGTCCAACACGGTACGCTCCAGGGAGCTGGCCTTTTCCGGCGTAGAGGCCCAGTCGGTTAGAACCGGCCAGACTGTGGAGAACGGCGTCAAAAAAGCATATTACGATCTTCAAAGATACAGAGCCAAGCTGACCGTCGCTCAGGAGTCTCTGGAATTGGCCAGGGAACATCTATCACAGGTCGAGTCTTTCTATAAATACGGTGTGGTCGCCAAGGATCAGGTGCTCAGGGTTCAGGTGGACGTTTCGGACGGAAAACTCAACGTCATAAAGGCGGAGAACGCCGTGGATGTTGGGTGGAGGGCTTTGGAGAGGGCGGTTGGAACTTCTCTGAGGGATGTTTTCCTCCTTTCCGAGCCCGAGACGTCTGTTTCGGATCGTTCCGTTCCGGAGGATCCCGTCGCATCCGCCATGGTCCATAGGCCCGAATTGGCCTCGTTGGAGTATTCGCGCAGATCTGCCCTTTCCCTGGCGAGGGCCGCGGCGGGCTCCAGAGGCCCTCAGGTGGCCCTTCAAGGCCAGCTTCAGAACGTGGACGATAGTTTCTTCCCCGGTGGAAACGACGATTGGAAGGTAACCCTTTCCGCTACATGGGAGTTTTACGATGGAGGGGCCAGCGTCGCTCAGGAGCGCCAGGCTAAGGCCTCGGCACAGGAGCTTCTCTATTCCATAGAGGATCTCAAGAAGCAGATAGTCCTGGAGATATCATCGGGCAAGCTCAACCTCGAGTCGGCCCTTCAGAGGATAGAGGTCGCCCAGGATCAGGTGGCCAGTGCGGAAGAGGATTACAGAATGGCCCTCAAACGTTACACCGCCAACGTAGGGACCAATATAGACGTGCTTGACGCCAGGGTGGCTCTGTCGAACGCCAGGACTCAGCTGGTGGATGCGGTCTACGATACATACACTGCGAAATCCGACCTGGAGTACGCCACGGGGGCTTCGGAGAAGTTTGTCCTGAAAACCGAAGAAGCTCAAAAAGACGAGATCGAGGAAGAAGAGGAGAGTTGA
- the mgtE gene encoding magnesium transporter produces the protein MTGKNRFEEDFPLIESFLEERAFLKAKEELSSMEPADIAEGLEVLSPARMVFYFRLLSKDQAIEVFELMGSDEQQRLIEHVTDKEVAEIIEEMSDDDRTELLDELPAKTVKKLLLQLSPEERKLANKLLNYPDYSAGRIMTPEFIDLKGNMTAEEAVSRIRSIARKKETIYTCFVIDEARHLQGVVELEDLIMAEPHTKVEAIMDDDPVFTLTTSDQEEVARIMSRYDLHTIPVTDKEDRLVGIVTFDDVLDILEEEATEDFERMAGIQPVEDSYLDVNLFTMVRKRFFWLVICIMTEAFTSSVLKHYSFTIQSVVSLTFFIPLLIGTGGNAGTQASTLMIRGMTVGDIEWKDIGRILFRETLSGLLLGGALAVLGFARAWMLGTGLGVSMTLTFAIVAVVLMGNLAGTVLPLIARALKLDPAIMSGPFITTIVDVFGLVVYFEIARAVLKT, from the coding sequence ATGACCGGAAAGAACCGCTTCGAAGAGGACTTTCCTCTCATAGAGTCGTTCCTGGAGGAACGTGCCTTCCTTAAGGCCAAGGAAGAACTGTCGTCCATGGAGCCGGCCGATATTGCCGAAGGGCTGGAGGTTCTGTCTCCCGCTCGAATGGTATTTTATTTTAGACTTTTATCGAAAGACCAGGCCATAGAGGTCTTTGAGCTCATGGGGTCTGACGAGCAACAGAGGCTGATCGAACACGTCACTGATAAAGAGGTGGCGGAGATCATAGAGGAGATGTCCGACGACGACAGGACGGAACTTCTGGATGAATTGCCAGCGAAGACTGTCAAAAAACTCCTGCTTCAGCTCTCACCGGAGGAGAGGAAGCTGGCCAACAAGCTCCTCAACTATCCGGACTATTCGGCTGGCAGGATAATGACGCCGGAATTCATAGATCTAAAGGGCAATATGACCGCCGAGGAGGCGGTCTCGAGGATCCGCTCCATAGCCAGAAAAAAGGAGACCATCTACACCTGTTTCGTTATAGACGAGGCCAGACATCTCCAGGGAGTCGTCGAGCTGGAGGATCTCATCATGGCAGAGCCTCACACCAAGGTGGAGGCCATAATGGACGACGATCCGGTCTTCACCCTGACGACCTCTGATCAGGAGGAAGTTGCCAGGATTATGTCCCGGTACGATCTTCACACTATACCGGTTACGGACAAGGAGGACCGTCTGGTTGGTATAGTCACCTTCGACGACGTCCTGGATATCCTGGAGGAGGAGGCCACGGAGGATTTCGAGAGGATGGCAGGTATTCAGCCGGTGGAGGACAGCTATCTGGACGTCAACCTCTTCACCATGGTTAGAAAGCGTTTTTTCTGGCTGGTTATATGCATAATGACCGAGGCCTTCACATCCTCGGTTTTGAAGCATTATTCTTTCACTATCCAGAGCGTGGTTTCTCTGACCTTTTTCATTCCCCTGCTTATAGGAACGGGAGGAAATGCCGGCACGCAGGCGTCTACCTTGATGATCAGAGGAATGACCGTTGGAGATATAGAGTGGAAGGATATAGGGCGTATCTTGTTTAGAGAGACGCTGTCGGGACTCCTTCTAGGTGGGGCTTTGGCGGTCTTGGGATTTGCCAGGGCCTGGATGCTGGGTACCGGGCTTGGGGTCAGTATGACCCTTACGTTCGCCATCGTGGCGGTAGTCTTGATGGGAAATCTTGCCGGGACAGTTCTTCCACTTATAGCAAGGGCTCTTAAACTTGATCCTGCGATAATGTCCGGTCCATTCATAACGACCATAGTGGACGTGTTTGGCCTGGTGGTGTATTTTGAGATAGCTCGGGCGGTTCTTAAAACCTGA
- a CDS encoding diguanylate cyclase yields MKYDRRKGSFLFRLLLIATFLSLVAVVLYFGRSYIEYSSYRRERFGFVCDVQEKNLIEQARLVSTGLFLKDQVVDGSIRMALRKYGEHYVSSGMDPERLDLQEIREAVSYVLGRSVSSVSLGLIDRDGVMIKGVGGATVGLDFKNWPPFYKQIMAMFEMKEPRVDPWSRKLSSPEQVFKYGYYPTSDGRYLLDLGVAGERSYELGDDTFSFETVLNRASEEDPDLKFVAFINRSFRFLGAEKLDVEVQLDQMGLDSELIRNTISSVFRSESDIDINTPDDLLLRFTYVDFNNKASASGKNLNMVLLMVSSMESLHRDIAIKLRECVASVIVAFSISVLGVFALYRYLSCQVNVILEDLEIIASGDLDHRIETGAMVELRRLEKSVNKMVRRLKRNIDDLKEGALRLGRELELRKKAEEKLKRANEALFVQANVDELTGIFNRRRIMDLLAREIARCYEDGGTFGIILFDLDKFKEVNDVMGHLFGDKVLSRIGELMKDRSGVGFEGRYGGDEFIILLPDMDIEKAIEEARAFWKTISETDFDGVSITVSMGISSFSAGDTIESLLNRVEGLLYEAKDRRDRTCSDVDLRKDRGLS; encoded by the coding sequence ATGAAATACGATAGACGCAAAGGCTCTTTCCTGTTTCGTCTCCTCCTGATCGCTACTTTCTTATCTCTTGTCGCAGTGGTGCTTTATTTCGGCAGGTCTTACATCGAATACAGCAGTTACAGACGGGAGCGATTCGGCTTCGTATGCGATGTTCAGGAAAAAAATCTGATAGAACAGGCTAGGCTCGTCAGCACCGGCCTGTTTCTAAAAGATCAGGTGGTAGACGGCTCCATAAGGATGGCTCTTCGTAAGTACGGTGAGCACTACGTCTCCTCCGGTATGGACCCGGAAAGATTGGATCTCCAGGAGATAAGAGAGGCCGTTTCCTACGTTTTGGGACGCTCCGTGTCCTCCGTAAGTCTGGGGCTTATAGATAGAGATGGAGTCATGATCAAGGGGGTCGGAGGAGCTACCGTAGGTTTGGATTTCAAGAACTGGCCGCCCTTCTATAAACAGATCATGGCCATGTTCGAGATGAAGGAACCTAGGGTCGATCCATGGAGCCGTAAGTTGAGCTCTCCCGAGCAGGTCTTCAAATATGGATACTACCCTACTTCCGACGGCAGGTATCTTCTGGATTTAGGCGTCGCAGGCGAGAGAAGCTACGAGCTTGGAGACGATACATTTTCGTTCGAGACCGTGTTGAATAGGGCTTCCGAAGAGGATCCCGACCTGAAGTTCGTGGCTTTCATCAATAGATCCTTTCGCTTTCTGGGAGCGGAGAAGCTGGATGTCGAGGTACAACTGGATCAAATGGGGCTGGACTCGGAGTTGATCCGAAATACTATCTCCTCGGTCTTCAGAAGCGAAAGCGATATAGACATAAATACTCCCGACGATCTCCTTCTTAGATTCACCTATGTTGATTTCAATAACAAGGCTTCAGCTTCGGGGAAGAATCTCAACATGGTGCTTCTTATGGTTTCGTCCATGGAGTCCCTTCACAGGGATATAGCTATCAAACTCAGGGAATGCGTTGCGTCGGTCATAGTGGCCTTCTCCATATCAGTTTTGGGGGTCTTCGCTCTTTACAGATATCTCTCCTGTCAGGTGAACGTTATACTGGAGGACCTGGAGATCATCGCTTCGGGAGACCTCGATCATAGGATAGAGACCGGTGCCATGGTGGAGCTTAGACGTCTGGAGAAAAGCGTCAATAAAATGGTCCGACGTCTCAAGAGGAATATCGACGATCTCAAAGAGGGAGCTCTGAGATTGGGCCGAGAATTGGAGCTTAGAAAAAAAGCGGAAGAAAAACTGAAACGGGCCAATGAAGCTCTCTTCGTCCAGGCCAACGTTGATGAGCTTACAGGGATTTTCAACCGTCGTAGGATAATGGATCTTCTGGCTCGGGAGATAGCGAGATGTTATGAGGACGGCGGAACCTTCGGGATCATCCTTTTCGACCTCGATAAGTTCAAGGAAGTTAACGACGTCATGGGCCATCTTTTCGGCGATAAAGTACTCTCCAGGATCGGGGAGCTGATGAAAGATCGTAGCGGAGTCGGTTTTGAGGGGCGTTATGGAGGAGACGAATTTATCATTCTTTTGCCCGATATGGATATCGAAAAGGCGATAGAGGAGGCCCGGGCTTTCTGGAAAACGATCTCTGAAACCGATTTCGATGGAGTAAGCATCACCGTCAGCATGGGGATCTCCTCCTTTTCTGCCGGTGACACGATAGAGAGCCTATTAAATAGGGTAGAAGGGCTGCTTTACGAAGCTAAAGACAGAAGAGATCGAACATGCAGCGATGTTGACCTTAGAAAAGACCGAGGGTTATCATAG
- the rpsI gene encoding 30S ribosomal protein S9 → MQTSFTWGTGRRKNAIARVRIASGEGTVRINDREVEEYFPRLCWMAQALEPLKTAGIEGKVDVFVNAHGGGLTGQAGAVRLGIARALIKMNPELRPILKKAGMLCRDSRMVERKKYGQKGARAKYQFSKR, encoded by the coding sequence ATGCAGACTTCATTCACCTGGGGGACCGGTAGGCGTAAGAACGCTATCGCTAGGGTTCGTATCGCTTCCGGCGAGGGAACCGTCAGGATAAACGACAGAGAGGTGGAAGAGTACTTCCCCAGACTCTGTTGGATGGCTCAGGCCCTCGAACCCCTCAAGACGGCGGGTATCGAGGGAAAAGTGGACGTTTTCGTCAACGCTCACGGCGGCGGTTTGACCGGTCAGGCCGGAGCTGTGAGGCTCGGCATCGCGAGAGCCCTCATAAAGATGAACCCCGAGCTCAGGCCAATACTCAAGAAGGCCGGGATGCTCTGCAGGGATTCCCGTATGGTCGAGCGTAAAAAGTACGGCCAGAAGGGCGCCCGCGCGAAGTACCAGTTCTCCAAGCGTTAA
- the rplM gene encoding 50S ribosomal protein L13: protein MSDHRTFMAKKGAFQRGWYVVDATDKPLGRLAAQIAMVLMGKHKPTYTPHVDTGDFVIVVNAEKVKLTGRKVDKKVYRHSGYPGGLKETTYGEILAKHPERLIEKVVKGMVPRNKLQLSRKLKVYAGPNHPHAAQKPAEMEI from the coding sequence ATGAGCGACCACCGCACCTTCATGGCAAAAAAGGGCGCCTTCCAGCGTGGCTGGTACGTCGTAGACGCCACCGATAAACCTCTCGGACGTCTTGCCGCCCAAATAGCCATGGTTCTCATGGGCAAGCACAAGCCCACCTATACGCCTCACGTCGACACCGGCGATTTCGTGATAGTCGTAAACGCCGAAAAGGTAAAACTTACAGGACGTAAGGTCGATAAAAAAGTCTATCGCCATTCCGGTTATCCCGGCGGTCTCAAGGAGACCACCTACGGCGAGATTCTTGCGAAGCATCCGGAGCGCCTGATCGAGAAAGTGGTCAAGGGCATGGTCCCGAGGAACAAGCTTCAGTTGAGCCGCAAGCTCAAGGTGTACGCCGGACCCAATCATCCCCACGCGGCTCAGAAGCCCGCGGAGATGGAAATTTAG
- a CDS encoding nicotinate phosphoribosyltransferase encodes MGDRGISRLRDVADLSVNRNRLASATHEEILKGETTDIYFVKTRDVLAAGGMLNTPVVAEIFTRKPGIFAGLSEMLRLLDGQRLEIYALEEGDAFDSREVLVRVHGSYGSFGMLETVYLGMLASSTAWATAARECVDAAEGKPVLCFGARHVHPAVAPVMEKVAVTVGGCKAASCILGAKLAGMEPSGTVPHAAILIAGDTVKLAKLYDGTLSSEEPRLVLVDTFKDETEEALRVAKALEGRLSGVRLDTPGERGGVTPELVKELRWRLDKAGFPEVSIVASGGLNPDRIRVLSQAGVDSFGVGSYISNPSPMDMTMDIKEVDGVPIAKRGRLPGIIDNPRLKRVL; translated from the coding sequence ATGGGCGATCGGGGCATATCCCGGCTCCGGGACGTAGCCGATCTTTCCGTAAACAGGAATAGATTGGCCAGCGCGACCCACGAGGAGATACTAAAGGGAGAGACCACTGACATCTACTTCGTCAAAACCAGAGATGTCCTTGCGGCCGGAGGAATGTTGAACACCCCGGTTGTCGCGGAGATCTTTACCAGAAAACCCGGTATCTTTGCCGGGCTTTCGGAGATGTTGCGGCTTCTGGATGGGCAGCGTCTGGAGATCTACGCTCTGGAAGAGGGGGATGCCTTCGATTCTAGGGAGGTTCTCGTTAGAGTTCACGGTTCCTATGGTTCTTTCGGGATGTTGGAGACGGTCTACCTCGGAATGTTGGCCAGCTCCACCGCCTGGGCTACCGCAGCCAGGGAATGCGTCGATGCCGCCGAGGGGAAACCGGTGCTCTGTTTTGGAGCCAGGCATGTCCACCCGGCAGTTGCTCCTGTGATGGAGAAGGTCGCGGTCACTGTAGGGGGCTGTAAGGCAGCCAGCTGCATACTGGGAGCTAAACTGGCCGGTATGGAGCCCTCCGGAACCGTGCCCCACGCCGCCATACTCATAGCGGGAGATACCGTTAAGTTGGCTAAACTGTACGATGGAACCCTTTCTTCCGAGGAGCCTAGGCTTGTGTTGGTCGATACATTCAAGGACGAGACAGAGGAAGCCCTAAGGGTCGCTAAGGCCCTGGAAGGACGGCTTTCCGGGGTTCGTCTGGACACCCCGGGAGAGAGAGGCGGAGTCACCCCTGAGCTAGTAAAAGAGCTCAGATGGAGGCTGGACAAGGCGGGATTTCCCGAGGTCTCCATCGTTGCCTCCGGTGGACTCAATCCGGACAGAATAAGGGTTCTCTCCCAGGCGGGGGTGGACTCTTTTGGGGTGGGGAGCTATATCTCCAATCCCTCTCCTATGGACATGACAATGGACATCAAAGAGGTAGACGGGGTCCCTATCGCCAAGAGAGGTCGACTTCCTGGTATAATAGATAACCCAAGACTCAAGAGAGTTCTATAA
- the secG gene encoding preprotein translocase subunit SecG, producing the protein MKTTLAIVHILLCLVLMAVVLMQHRKQGGFGGIFGGGSQADMGSNQWQRFTGLTKITVVVTTLFMVTSVALVVL; encoded by the coding sequence ATGAAAACCACATTGGCTATCGTCCACATATTACTCTGCCTTGTGCTTATGGCGGTCGTTTTGATGCAGCACAGAAAACAGGGCGGATTCGGCGGGATCTTCGGAGGCGGCAGTCAGGCCGACATGGGGTCCAACCAGTGGCAACGTTTCACCGGATTGACTAAAATCACCGTGGTCGTCACTACTCTCTTCATGGTGACCTCGGTCGCATTGGTTGTACTCTAG
- the rdgB gene encoding RdgB/HAM1 family non-canonical purine NTP pyrophosphatase, which yields MRLRKMVIASGNRHKFEEFRDLLAPLEVELIFGRDISSLDVEETGTSFLENASLKARSWAEETGFPALADDSGIEVNALDGRPGIYSARVASDDEGCRNWLLKSLQGKSDRGARYTAALVLAFPDGKLWSVEGHCYGIVAQEPRGFNGFGYDPIFVPEGYDMTFGELDPSIKARISHRAKASASFLKWLASAENMVQ from the coding sequence TTGCGTCTTCGTAAGATGGTAATAGCCAGCGGAAACAGGCATAAGTTCGAGGAGTTTCGGGATCTTCTGGCACCTCTCGAAGTCGAGCTAATTTTCGGAAGGGACATCTCGTCGCTTGACGTCGAGGAAACCGGCACTTCCTTTCTTGAGAACGCCTCGTTGAAGGCCAGATCATGGGCTGAGGAAACCGGATTCCCCGCTCTTGCCGACGATAGTGGCATAGAGGTGAACGCCCTTGACGGGAGACCGGGCATATATTCCGCCAGGGTAGCCTCGGACGACGAAGGCTGTCGTAACTGGCTCTTGAAGTCCCTTCAGGGCAAATCTGACAGAGGTGCCAGATATACCGCTGCTCTAGTCTTGGCCTTCCCCGACGGCAAACTATGGTCGGTAGAGGGGCACTGTTACGGCATCGTCGCCCAGGAGCCCCGGGGTTTCAACGGTTTCGGCTACGACCCCATATTCGTTCCGGAAGGCTACGATATGACCTTCGGCGAGCTGGACCCATCGATAAAGGCTCGCATATCTCATAGAGCAAAAGCGAGTGCGAGTTTTTTAAAGTGGCTTGCTTCGGCCGAAAATATGGTACAATAA
- the rph gene encoding ribonuclease PH, whose amino-acid sequence MAKNCVWESRADGRSGYDMRKVSFQRGFSCYAEGSCLVSFGKTKVLCTASVEEKVPPFLRGSDRGWVTAEYSLLPRSTSTRVPRDISRGKLNGRSSEIQRLVGRSLRAAVDMESLGERTIWIDCDVLQADGGTRSAAVTGGFVALVDALRHLWRIGKLKSIPLRSYVAAVSVGKISGKLLTDLCYDEDSRAEVDMNVVMDGLGRLIEIQGTGEKDTFSRDEMNGMLDLAFRSVEELIVLQERALEMDGEEMEAIASS is encoded by the coding sequence ATGGCGAAAAACTGCGTTTGGGAGAGCAGGGCGGACGGAAGATCCGGCTACGATATGAGGAAGGTCTCCTTCCAGAGAGGCTTCTCCTGTTATGCCGAGGGATCCTGCCTTGTCTCCTTCGGAAAGACAAAGGTGCTGTGTACCGCTTCGGTAGAGGAAAAGGTTCCCCCTTTTTTGAGGGGGTCCGATAGGGGATGGGTCACGGCGGAATATTCTCTGCTGCCCAGATCGACCTCCACTCGGGTGCCGAGGGATATCTCCAGGGGGAAGTTGAACGGCAGAAGCAGCGAGATCCAGAGATTAGTTGGACGGTCCTTAAGGGCAGCAGTCGATATGGAGTCGCTGGGAGAGAGAACTATATGGATAGATTGCGACGTCCTCCAGGCCGACGGAGGCACTAGATCCGCTGCCGTTACCGGAGGTTTCGTGGCCTTGGTTGACGCTCTGCGTCATCTGTGGAGAATCGGCAAGTTAAAGTCGATTCCTCTCCGATCCTACGTAGCTGCCGTAAGCGTAGGAAAAATTTCCGGAAAACTCCTGACCGATCTGTGTTACGACGAGGACAGCCGTGCAGAGGTCGACATGAACGTTGTTATGGACGGTCTAGGACGTCTTATAGAGATACAGGGTACCGGTGAGAAGGATACCTTTTCTCGGGATGAGATGAACGGCATGCTGGACCTGGCGTTTAGATCGGTTGAAGAGTTGATAGTCCTTCAGGAGAGGGCTCTGGAGATGGACGGAGAGGAGATGGAAGCGATTGCGTCTTCGTAA
- a CDS encoding GerMN domain-containing protein, which produces MRDDDRVRRSSRRSRVDRDRESSGEIVKWVVRLIAWGAVASIFFCLGYLSSGWLLNYLDGRGMGGQPDVVASREQAEQLLDSSSGDGVQTLVDMGRHVAFPIYVPDGKGGLAKREVKIVSGLMEDDLSKVVNALLDGLVDKKVLASDVELLHVFRDGETLFMDFNDPFEITLSKMSASEGNLLMTGIVRSVVENFMPVTRVQFMVEGKIEKSAGEVPLSMPWELRRKG; this is translated from the coding sequence ATGAGAGACGACGATAGAGTTCGCCGCTCTAGCCGAAGGAGTCGAGTGGACAGGGACCGTGAAAGCTCCGGTGAAATAGTAAAATGGGTAGTCCGTCTTATAGCCTGGGGGGCCGTCGCTTCCATCTTCTTCTGTCTGGGCTATCTTTCCTCGGGGTGGCTCTTGAACTATCTTGACGGCCGAGGAATGGGAGGACAGCCCGATGTGGTGGCTTCCAGGGAGCAGGCGGAGCAGCTGCTGGATTCCTCCTCCGGAGATGGCGTACAGACCTTGGTCGATATGGGACGTCACGTGGCCTTTCCCATATATGTGCCGGACGGCAAGGGCGGCTTGGCCAAAAGAGAGGTCAAGATAGTTTCCGGACTCATGGAGGACGACCTGTCTAAGGTCGTAAACGCCCTTCTGGATGGGCTGGTCGATAAAAAGGTGTTGGCCTCGGACGTGGAGTTGCTTCACGTCTTCAGGGATGGAGAGACGCTCTTCATGGATTTTAATGATCCATTTGAGATAACTCTTTCTAAGATGTCAGCCTCTGAGGGAAACCTGCTCATGACCGGCATAGTCCGTTCGGTGGTAGAGAACTTCATGCCTGTTACGAGAGTTCAGTTCATGGTTGAAGGTAAAATAGAGAAATCCGCCGGAGAGGTCCCACTGTCTATGCCGTGGGAGCTCAGACGGAAGGGTTGA
- a CDS encoding N-acetylmuramoyl-L-alanine amidase family protein — protein MSRWPGPKILITVLCVFLLPGNAWAGWLLSENGNAVGDIPVREQEADVFVSIGEMARQLGCYPKTLNDGLLVRKGSASIQVVPNAAAVWLGYEIIPLRRKAFLADQRWWMDSESALLVMEKLLVKSGEKVRLKWNGVGDGSPAPSEEEPRPVAVKPVAPKPRPSDKVVDTAENVSVRWGNHTDRIRMVLEYSGKLSYRDVPGGVEIETDGRVATVSPDPSISIKTVSSEGRWRLSAVASGWVSKSFELDSPRRLVIDFMRPSSSVAPEKPVLASPKPAPIPHKKPARKGKPLVVIDAGHGGKDPGAVANGYREKIIALQIAKRLASHVRALGMDARLTRDDDRYLKLNTRTTLANRWDADAFVSVHLNALPKGRHAKGVEIYIMALPTDKDAMALAKIENAEIVNGSNGNGGDKTDILLSILGDMQQNNKIQESTSFAEALFSSGKSGGLPMRRVAQAPFYVLRGAAMPAVLLETGFISEKSEARLLANPSYQEKLAKAMAKGIAAYLK, from the coding sequence ATGTCACGTTGGCCGGGTCCTAAAATACTGATCACGGTCCTGTGTGTCTTTCTTTTGCCTGGAAACGCCTGGGCTGGGTGGCTTCTCTCTGAAAACGGTAATGCCGTAGGGGATATCCCCGTCAGAGAGCAGGAGGCCGACGTGTTCGTGTCCATAGGAGAGATGGCTCGCCAATTGGGATGCTATCCTAAGACCCTCAACGACGGCCTGCTCGTCAGAAAGGGCTCGGCCAGCATCCAGGTGGTTCCGAACGCCGCCGCCGTATGGCTCGGATACGAGATAATACCGCTTCGTCGAAAGGCTTTTCTGGCTGATCAGAGATGGTGGATGGATTCGGAGTCGGCTTTGTTGGTTATGGAAAAGCTCCTTGTAAAATCCGGCGAGAAGGTACGGCTTAAATGGAACGGCGTTGGAGACGGCAGCCCTGCTCCGTCCGAGGAAGAGCCTCGCCCTGTGGCGGTAAAACCAGTTGCACCGAAGCCTCGTCCGTCCGATAAAGTTGTTGACACCGCGGAGAACGTCTCCGTCAGATGGGGAAATCACACGGATCGGATCAGGATGGTCTTGGAATACTCTGGAAAACTCAGCTACAGAGACGTTCCCGGAGGGGTTGAGATAGAGACCGACGGCAGGGTAGCGACTGTTTCTCCCGATCCCTCTATATCGATTAAAACCGTCAGTTCCGAAGGGCGATGGCGTCTGTCTGCCGTGGCCTCCGGATGGGTCAGTAAGTCCTTCGAGTTGGATTCTCCCAGGCGTCTGGTGATCGATTTCATGCGCCCCTCCTCCTCGGTGGCACCGGAAAAACCGGTGCTGGCCAGTCCGAAACCGGCTCCGATTCCCCACAAAAAGCCGGCCCGTAAGGGGAAACCCTTGGTGGTCATAGATGCGGGGCACGGAGGGAAGGATCCAGGCGCAGTCGCAAACGGATACAGAGAAAAGATCATTGCCCTTCAGATAGCCAAGAGGCTGGCCTCTCACGTCAGGGCATTGGGAATGGATGCCAGGCTGACAAGGGATGACGATAGGTACCTGAAGCTCAATACCAGGACCACCCTTGCAAACCGGTGGGATGCCGATGCCTTCGTAAGCGTACACCTGAACGCTCTGCCCAAGGGGCGCCATGCCAAGGGGGTAGAGATATATATCATGGCTCTCCCCACCGACAAAGACGCAATGGCCCTGGCAAAGATAGAAAACGCCGAGATCGTCAACGGATCAAACGGTAACGGAGGAGACAAGACCGATATTTTGCTGAGCATTCTTGGCGATATGCAACAGAACAACAAGATTCAGGAGAGCACCAGCTTTGCCGAGGCCCTTTTCTCCTCGGGTAAAAGCGGAGGGTTGCCTATGAGACGGGTCGCTCAGGCTCCTTTTTACGTTCTCAGAGGTGCGGCTATGCCTGCCGTGTTGCTCGAAACTGGATTTATATCGGAAAAATCGGAAGCCAGGCTTCTGGCCAATCCCTCCTATCAGGAAAAGTTGGCCAAGGCTATGGCCAAGGGAATAGCGGCATATCTGAAATGA